The following coding sequences lie in one Pan paniscus chromosome X, NHGRI_mPanPan1-v2.0_pri, whole genome shotgun sequence genomic window:
- the LOC117977731 gene encoding uncharacterized protein LOC117977731: MLVGAVARARSRPAVLSPGRAQWRLLCVRAQAGGGGGSARALAGMRMRESRLISDPGGFAGVRSAAGRDWRPFWLGGLRPSRLAQPGFPSGGPGGTRCLRACEQGVERGPGMWEGAVFARGNGGGLFCVVLGGAVAHLRETAGLGRAKAWKGGGNGFLVFPGFLPLAFSLQPRFRRVRGPCAAAGEAAFPEWKVL; this comes from the coding sequence ATGTTGGTTGGGGCTGTCGCCCGGGCCCGGTCTCGGCCCGCTGTATTGTCCCCGGGACGAGCACAATGGCGGCttttgtgtgtgcgtgcgcaGGCGGGCGGAGGGGGAGGGAGTGCGCGCGCTCTCGCGGGGATGCGCATGCGCGAATCCCGACTGATTAGTGACCCGGGGGGGTTTGCGGGAGTGCGCAGCGCGGCGGGACGCGATTGGAGGCCCTTTTGGCTTGGAGGGCTTCGGCCTTCACGACTGGCGCAGCCTGGATTCCCGTCCGGAGGACCTGGCGGCACCCGGTGTTTGCGTGCCTGCGAGCAAGGGGTAGAACGCGGCCCAGGAATGTGGGAGGGGGCGGTCTTCGCTCGGGGTAATGGCGGCGGCCTCTTTTGTGTGGTGCTGGGCGGCGCTGTGGCTCACCTCCGGGAGACGGCGGGTCTCGGGCGGGCGAAGGCctggaaaggaggagggaatgggtttcttgtttttcctgggtTCCTTCCGCTGGCTTTTTCGCTTCAGCCCAGGTTCCGCAGGGTCCGGGGGCCCTGCGCCGCAGCCGGGGAGGCTGCGTTTCCGGAGTGGAAAGTTTTGTGA